In a single window of the Elaeis guineensis isolate ETL-2024a chromosome 8, EG11, whole genome shotgun sequence genome:
- the LOC140859623 gene encoding uncharacterized protein, with product MGPDDVRGDAVSPPEPDVVIGAVATRKEAHWLQMGLQSQGRAFRAGRYQIQGEVSSQGILPEERHRLQRGLLSHRQTYFHQSVAEHCSSSGFRAGADGCQDGIPPWVFGGEDLHGAAIRFQGSRIRGKDLFVAEVDVRAEAVTEAMVQAIRLLCTQHWTFQEFEMKDLDPARKILGMEIFRDRAWRVLHLSQRGYIQKVLERFGMKGAKPVELPLADHFRLSKTMAPQTEVEAQEMETIPYASGVGSLMYAMVCYRPNIAHAVSQVSRFMAQPGRKHWRALKWIFRYLAGSVGVGICYEQRGGAVEYSDMSREAQGLIGS from the exons atgggtccagacgatgtccgaggagatgcagtctctccaccagaaccagacgtggtgattggtgcagttgccacaaggaaagaggcccattggctgcaaatgggtctacagtcacaaggaagggccttcagagcagggaggtatcagattcaaggcgaggttagtagccaggggatactcccagaagaaaggcatcgacttcagcgaggtcttctctcccatcgtcagacatacttccatcaaagtgttgctgagcattgtagtagctcaggatttagagctggagcagatggatgtcaagacggcattcctccatgggtatttggaggagaggatttacatggagcagccatccgatttcagggatccaggatcagagggaaagatttgtttgttgcagaagtcgatgtacgggctgaagcagtcaccgaggcaatggtacaagcgattCGACTCCTATgtacgcagcattggacttttcag gagtttgagatgaaagatttggaccctgcaaggaagatcctaggcatggagattttcagagaccgagcctggagggtgctgcatctatctcagaggggctacatacagaaggtcttagagagattCGGGATGAAGGgcgcaaagccggtggagctgccacttgccgatcacttcagactctcgaagaccatggcgccacagactgaggtggaggctcaagagatggagacgattccttatgcttcaggagttgggagcttgatgtatgcgatggtctgttataGGCcaaacatcgctcatgcagtgagtcaggttagtaggttcatggcgcagcctggtaggaagcactggagagctctaaagtggatattcagatacctggcgggttcagttggagttggcatctgctacgaacagcgaggaggtgcagtggaatactctgacatgtctagggaggctcaggggctgattggcagttag